In the genome of Verrucomicrobiota bacterium, one region contains:
- a CDS encoding 4Fe-4S dicluster domain-containing protein, translated as MTATSTERTHTLTLDGHPVAFSDGETIYQVAQRARRSVPTLCYDERLEAFGACRLCVVEVEGMKTPVASCTTKATPGMAVRSASPAIEKIRKTLLEMLVSENREVEVSPLRGYASQELTTLVDRYGARTGRFQGKKSGRTNQADDNPFILRDYDLCISCYRCVRVCAEQEGDYAISVMNRGFSTQITTEFNHNLKDSACTFCGQCVQTCPTGALADKKALRAADMPGEIAKTRTICPYCGVGCSVDLLTKGDRLIGVQPAMDGPANHGALCIKGQFAFDFVQHEDRLKTPLVRQADGSFKEATWDEALDVAAEGFRRSLERHGRRSVYGIASGRAPHEAAYSMQKFIRAGFGTHYIDNCSRA; from the coding sequence ATGACAGCCACTTCGACCGAACGCACACACACGCTGACGCTGGACGGCCACCCCGTCGCCTTCAGCGATGGCGAGACGATTTATCAGGTTGCCCAGCGCGCGCGGCGCAGCGTGCCGACGCTTTGCTATGACGAACGGCTGGAGGCGTTCGGCGCGTGCCGGCTGTGCGTGGTCGAGGTGGAGGGGATGAAGACGCCGGTGGCATCCTGCACGACGAAGGCCACGCCGGGCATGGCCGTGCGGAGCGCGTCGCCGGCCATTGAGAAGATTCGCAAGACGCTGCTCGAAATGCTGGTCAGCGAGAACCGCGAGGTGGAGGTGAGTCCGCTCCGGGGTTACGCATCGCAGGAACTCACGACCCTGGTGGATCGCTACGGCGCGCGGACGGGACGCTTTCAGGGCAAGAAATCCGGGCGCACCAACCAGGCCGATGACAATCCGTTCATCCTGCGCGATTACGATTTGTGCATCTCGTGCTACCGCTGCGTGCGCGTGTGCGCGGAACAGGAGGGCGACTACGCGATCAGCGTGATGAACCGCGGCTTCAGCACGCAGATCACGACGGAGTTCAACCACAACCTCAAGGACTCGGCCTGCACGTTCTGCGGCCAGTGTGTGCAGACCTGCCCGACCGGCGCGCTCGCGGACAAGAAGGCGCTGCGCGCGGCGGACATGCCCGGCGAGATCGCGAAGACGCGCACGATCTGCCCGTATTGCGGCGTCGGCTGCTCGGTGGACTTGCTGACGAAGGGCGACCGGCTCATAGGCGTGCAGCCGGCGATGGACGGCCCGGCCAATCACGGCGCGCTCTGCATCAAGGGGCAGTTCGCCTTCGACTTCGTTCAGCACGAAGACCGCTTGAAGACGCCGCTGGTGCGACAGGCTGACGGTTCCTTCAAGGAAGCGACCTGGGACGAAGCGCTCGACGTCGCGGCCGAAGGCTTCCGCCGTTCGCTCGAAAGGCACGGGCGGCGCAGCGTGTATGGCATCGCGAGCGGTCGCGCGCCGCACGAGGCGGCTTACTCGATGCAGAAGTTCATCCGGGCGGGTTTCGGCACGCATTATATAGACAACTGTAGCCGGGCTTGA